The following proteins are encoded in a genomic region of Sesamum indicum cultivar Zhongzhi No. 13 linkage group LG8, S_indicum_v1.0, whole genome shotgun sequence:
- the LOC105169862 gene encoding probable galacturonosyltransferase 3 isoform X1, translating into MRSSAPLVSAFLVGILFFLGLNHASAVRMSHTYAVKKEWKMSTPLYDCPRCINRQQDQSNITSTARPDGKEIDIMVTYSDPSGAVQVRSVRSRDLSASWVWKSPGEGRRDQSRSSLSQIVDDPFQPKRSSRNTDNDSNNDHQSGDETPEAQASPVHPVKLKRQRLRRERRERRAADLIKQDKEMDDRMQEAAIEQARELDTTIRGKYSIWRKEYENPNSDSTVKLMRDQIIMAKAYAAIAKSKNETVLYDSLIKHSRESQLAIGEAITDAELHPSAIDQAKAMGHVLAAAKDQLYDCVSIARKLRVMLQSSETNVQLMKKKSSFLIQLDAKTVPRPLHCIPLVLTTDYYLYNYEEKDFPNKEKLEDTLLYHYAIFSDNVLATSVVVNSTVLHAKEPEKHVFHIVTDKLNFAAMRMWFLVNAPAGATIQVQNVDEFTWLNSSYCPVLRQLESARMIEYYFKAHQTSSLTAGSDNLKYRNPKYLSMLNHLRFYLPEVYPKLDKVLFLDDDIVVQKDLTPLWSVNLQGMVNGAVETCKESFHRFDKYLNFSNPKISENFDPNACGWAFGMNIFDLREWRKRDITGIYHHWQDMNEDRTLWKLGTLPPGLITFYNLTYPLDRSWHVLGLGYDPALNQTEIENAAVVHYNGNYKPWLDLAIAKYKSYWSRYVMFDNYYVQLCNLSE; encoded by the exons ATGAGATCTTCAGCACCATTGGTGTCTGCATTCCTTGTCGGGatcttgtttttcttg GGACTGAATCATGCTTCCGCAGTCAGGATGTCACATACATATGCAGT GAAAAAAGAATGGAAAATGAGTACCCCACTGTATGACTGTCCACGCTGTATTAACAGACAG CAGGATCAAAGCAACATCACTTCTACTGCTCGTCCTGATGGAAAG GAGATTGACATAATGGTAACATACAGTGACCCTTCTGGTGCTGTTCAAGTTAGGAGCGTGAGGTCTAGGGACCTATCAGCATCTTGGGTATGGAAAAGCCCTGGCGAGGGCAGACGTGATCAATCAAGGAGTTCGCTG TCACAGATAGTAGACGACCCATTTCAACCTAAAAGGAGCTCTAGAAACACTGATAATGATTCTAATAATGATCATCAATCTGGAGATGAAACACCTGAGGCACAAGCATCTCCCGTGCATCCTGTGAAACTTAAGAGACAG AGACTTCGAAGGGAAAGGAGAGAGAGGCGAGCAGCAGATCTGATCAAACAAGACAAGGAGATGGACGACCGGATGCAAGAAGCAGCAATTGAACAAGCAAGGGAGCTCGATACCACTATAAGGGGCAAATACAGTATATGGAGGAAAGAATATGAAAATCCCAACTCTGATTCCACAGTTAAACTTATGCGAGATCAAATCATAATGGCCAAAGCTTATGCAGCAATTGCTAAGTCTAAGAATGAGACTGTGCTTTATGATTCCTTAATCAAACATTCTAGAGAAAGTCAACTTGCTATCGGAGAAGCTATTACTGATGCTGAACTTCATCCAAG TGCGATTGATCAAGCGAAAGCCATGGGTCACGTTCTCGCTGCAGCCAAGGACCAGTTGTACGATTGTGTTTCGATAGCAAGAAAGTTGAGGGTCATGCTTCAGTCCAGTGAGACTAATGTACAattgatgaagaaaaagagCTCGTTTTTGATACAGTTGGATGCAAAAACTGTCCCCAGACCGTTGCATTGCATTCCATTGGTTCTCACAACAGACTATTACctatataattatgaagagAAAGATTTCCCTAACAAAGAGAAACTCGAGGATACACTGTTGTACCATTATGCCATCTTTTCTGATAATGTACTAGCAACATCTGTTGTCGTGAACTCAACAGTTCTACATGCAAAAGAGCCTGAGAAGCATGTCTTCCATATAGTCACTGATAAGCTGAACTTTGCAGCTATGAGAATGTGGTTTCTTGTAAATGCTCCCGCTGGTGCAACAATTCAAGTCCAGAATGTGGATGAGTTTACTTGGCTCAATTCTTCATACTGTCCTGTCCTGCGTCAGCTTGAATCTGCACGAATGATAGAATACTATTTCAAGGCACATCAAACATCATCCCTTACAGCCGGCTCTGACAATCTTAAATACAGGAATCCAAAATACTTGTCCATGCTTAATCACCTTAGATTTTACCTCCCTGAAGTATACCCAAAGCTGGATAAGGTATTGTTTCTGGATGACGACATTGTTGTTCAGAAGGATCTGACACCTTTATGGTCTGTTAATCTGCAAGGGATGGTGAATGGTGCTGTTGAAACCTGCAAGGAGAGCTTCCATAGGTTTGACAAGTATCTCAACTTTTCTAATCCGAAGATATCTGAGAATTTTGATCCAAATGCTTGTGGCTGGGCATTTGGCATGAATATCTTTGATTTGAGGGAGTGGCGGAAACGTGACATTACTGGAATCTATCATCATTGGCAAGACATG AATGAGGACAGGACGCTGTGGAAACTTGGGACGCTGCCCCCAGGGCTGATTACTTTCTACAACTTGACCTACCCTCTGGATAGAAGCTGGCATGTGTTGGGATTGGGCTATGACCCTGCTCTTAACCAAACGGAAATAGAGAATGCTGCTGTGGTGCATTATAATGGAAATTATAAACCATGGTTGGATCTTGCAATTGCAAAGTACAAATCTTATTGGTCCAGATATGTCATGTTTGATAATTACTATGTGCAACTTTGTAACCTTAGTGAATAA
- the LOC105169862 gene encoding probable galacturonosyltransferase 3 isoform X5: MQEIDIMVTYSDPSGAVQVRSVRSRDLSASWVWKSPGEGRRDQSRSSLSQIVDDPFQPKRSSRNTDNDSNNDHQSGDETPEAQASPVHPVKLKRQRLRRERRERRAADLIKQDKEMDDRMQEAAIEQARELDTTIRGKYSIWRKEYENPNSDSTVKLMRDQIIMAKAYAAIAKSKNETVLYDSLIKHSRESQLAIGEAITDAELHPSAIDQAKAMGHVLAAAKDQLYDCVSIARKLRVMLQSSETNVQLMKKKSSFLIQLDAKTVPRPLHCIPLVLTTDYYLYNYEEKDFPNKEKLEDTLLYHYAIFSDNVLATSVVVNSTVLHAKEPEKHVFHIVTDKLNFAAMRMWFLVNAPAGATIQVQNVDEFTWLNSSYCPVLRQLESARMIEYYFKAHQTSSLTAGSDNLKYRNPKYLSMLNHLRFYLPEVYPKLDKVLFLDDDIVVQKDLTPLWSVNLQGMVNGAVETCKESFHRFDKYLNFSNPKISENFDPNACGWAFGMNIFDLREWRKRDITGIYHHWQDMNEDRTLWKLGTLPPGLITFYNLTYPLDRSWHVLGLGYDPALNQTEIENAAVVHYNGNYKPWLDLAIAKYKSYWSRYVMFDNYYVQLCNLSE, translated from the exons ATGCAGGAGATTGACATAATGGTAACATACAGTGACCCTTCTGGTGCTGTTCAAGTTAGGAGCGTGAGGTCTAGGGACCTATCAGCATCTTGGGTATGGAAAAGCCCTGGCGAGGGCAGACGTGATCAATCAAGGAGTTCGCTG TCACAGATAGTAGACGACCCATTTCAACCTAAAAGGAGCTCTAGAAACACTGATAATGATTCTAATAATGATCATCAATCTGGAGATGAAACACCTGAGGCACAAGCATCTCCCGTGCATCCTGTGAAACTTAAGAGACAG AGACTTCGAAGGGAAAGGAGAGAGAGGCGAGCAGCAGATCTGATCAAACAAGACAAGGAGATGGACGACCGGATGCAAGAAGCAGCAATTGAACAAGCAAGGGAGCTCGATACCACTATAAGGGGCAAATACAGTATATGGAGGAAAGAATATGAAAATCCCAACTCTGATTCCACAGTTAAACTTATGCGAGATCAAATCATAATGGCCAAAGCTTATGCAGCAATTGCTAAGTCTAAGAATGAGACTGTGCTTTATGATTCCTTAATCAAACATTCTAGAGAAAGTCAACTTGCTATCGGAGAAGCTATTACTGATGCTGAACTTCATCCAAG TGCGATTGATCAAGCGAAAGCCATGGGTCACGTTCTCGCTGCAGCCAAGGACCAGTTGTACGATTGTGTTTCGATAGCAAGAAAGTTGAGGGTCATGCTTCAGTCCAGTGAGACTAATGTACAattgatgaagaaaaagagCTCGTTTTTGATACAGTTGGATGCAAAAACTGTCCCCAGACCGTTGCATTGCATTCCATTGGTTCTCACAACAGACTATTACctatataattatgaagagAAAGATTTCCCTAACAAAGAGAAACTCGAGGATACACTGTTGTACCATTATGCCATCTTTTCTGATAATGTACTAGCAACATCTGTTGTCGTGAACTCAACAGTTCTACATGCAAAAGAGCCTGAGAAGCATGTCTTCCATATAGTCACTGATAAGCTGAACTTTGCAGCTATGAGAATGTGGTTTCTTGTAAATGCTCCCGCTGGTGCAACAATTCAAGTCCAGAATGTGGATGAGTTTACTTGGCTCAATTCTTCATACTGTCCTGTCCTGCGTCAGCTTGAATCTGCACGAATGATAGAATACTATTTCAAGGCACATCAAACATCATCCCTTACAGCCGGCTCTGACAATCTTAAATACAGGAATCCAAAATACTTGTCCATGCTTAATCACCTTAGATTTTACCTCCCTGAAGTATACCCAAAGCTGGATAAGGTATTGTTTCTGGATGACGACATTGTTGTTCAGAAGGATCTGACACCTTTATGGTCTGTTAATCTGCAAGGGATGGTGAATGGTGCTGTTGAAACCTGCAAGGAGAGCTTCCATAGGTTTGACAAGTATCTCAACTTTTCTAATCCGAAGATATCTGAGAATTTTGATCCAAATGCTTGTGGCTGGGCATTTGGCATGAATATCTTTGATTTGAGGGAGTGGCGGAAACGTGACATTACTGGAATCTATCATCATTGGCAAGACATG AATGAGGACAGGACGCTGTGGAAACTTGGGACGCTGCCCCCAGGGCTGATTACTTTCTACAACTTGACCTACCCTCTGGATAGAAGCTGGCATGTGTTGGGATTGGGCTATGACCCTGCTCTTAACCAAACGGAAATAGAGAATGCTGCTGTGGTGCATTATAATGGAAATTATAAACCATGGTTGGATCTTGCAATTGCAAAGTACAAATCTTATTGGTCCAGATATGTCATGTTTGATAATTACTATGTGCAACTTTGTAACCTTAGTGAATAA
- the LOC105169862 gene encoding probable galacturonosyltransferase 3 isoform X2 has product MRSSAPLVSAFLVGILFFLGLNHASAVRMSHTYAVKKEWKMSTPLYDCPRCINRQDQSNITSTARPDGKEIDIMVTYSDPSGAVQVRSVRSRDLSASWVWKSPGEGRRDQSRSSLSQIVDDPFQPKRSSRNTDNDSNNDHQSGDETPEAQASPVHPVKLKRQRLRRERRERRAADLIKQDKEMDDRMQEAAIEQARELDTTIRGKYSIWRKEYENPNSDSTVKLMRDQIIMAKAYAAIAKSKNETVLYDSLIKHSRESQLAIGEAITDAELHPSAIDQAKAMGHVLAAAKDQLYDCVSIARKLRVMLQSSETNVQLMKKKSSFLIQLDAKTVPRPLHCIPLVLTTDYYLYNYEEKDFPNKEKLEDTLLYHYAIFSDNVLATSVVVNSTVLHAKEPEKHVFHIVTDKLNFAAMRMWFLVNAPAGATIQVQNVDEFTWLNSSYCPVLRQLESARMIEYYFKAHQTSSLTAGSDNLKYRNPKYLSMLNHLRFYLPEVYPKLDKVLFLDDDIVVQKDLTPLWSVNLQGMVNGAVETCKESFHRFDKYLNFSNPKISENFDPNACGWAFGMNIFDLREWRKRDITGIYHHWQDMNEDRTLWKLGTLPPGLITFYNLTYPLDRSWHVLGLGYDPALNQTEIENAAVVHYNGNYKPWLDLAIAKYKSYWSRYVMFDNYYVQLCNLSE; this is encoded by the exons ATGAGATCTTCAGCACCATTGGTGTCTGCATTCCTTGTCGGGatcttgtttttcttg GGACTGAATCATGCTTCCGCAGTCAGGATGTCACATACATATGCAGT GAAAAAAGAATGGAAAATGAGTACCCCACTGTATGACTGTCCACGCTGTATTAACAGACAG GATCAAAGCAACATCACTTCTACTGCTCGTCCTGATGGAAAG GAGATTGACATAATGGTAACATACAGTGACCCTTCTGGTGCTGTTCAAGTTAGGAGCGTGAGGTCTAGGGACCTATCAGCATCTTGGGTATGGAAAAGCCCTGGCGAGGGCAGACGTGATCAATCAAGGAGTTCGCTG TCACAGATAGTAGACGACCCATTTCAACCTAAAAGGAGCTCTAGAAACACTGATAATGATTCTAATAATGATCATCAATCTGGAGATGAAACACCTGAGGCACAAGCATCTCCCGTGCATCCTGTGAAACTTAAGAGACAG AGACTTCGAAGGGAAAGGAGAGAGAGGCGAGCAGCAGATCTGATCAAACAAGACAAGGAGATGGACGACCGGATGCAAGAAGCAGCAATTGAACAAGCAAGGGAGCTCGATACCACTATAAGGGGCAAATACAGTATATGGAGGAAAGAATATGAAAATCCCAACTCTGATTCCACAGTTAAACTTATGCGAGATCAAATCATAATGGCCAAAGCTTATGCAGCAATTGCTAAGTCTAAGAATGAGACTGTGCTTTATGATTCCTTAATCAAACATTCTAGAGAAAGTCAACTTGCTATCGGAGAAGCTATTACTGATGCTGAACTTCATCCAAG TGCGATTGATCAAGCGAAAGCCATGGGTCACGTTCTCGCTGCAGCCAAGGACCAGTTGTACGATTGTGTTTCGATAGCAAGAAAGTTGAGGGTCATGCTTCAGTCCAGTGAGACTAATGTACAattgatgaagaaaaagagCTCGTTTTTGATACAGTTGGATGCAAAAACTGTCCCCAGACCGTTGCATTGCATTCCATTGGTTCTCACAACAGACTATTACctatataattatgaagagAAAGATTTCCCTAACAAAGAGAAACTCGAGGATACACTGTTGTACCATTATGCCATCTTTTCTGATAATGTACTAGCAACATCTGTTGTCGTGAACTCAACAGTTCTACATGCAAAAGAGCCTGAGAAGCATGTCTTCCATATAGTCACTGATAAGCTGAACTTTGCAGCTATGAGAATGTGGTTTCTTGTAAATGCTCCCGCTGGTGCAACAATTCAAGTCCAGAATGTGGATGAGTTTACTTGGCTCAATTCTTCATACTGTCCTGTCCTGCGTCAGCTTGAATCTGCACGAATGATAGAATACTATTTCAAGGCACATCAAACATCATCCCTTACAGCCGGCTCTGACAATCTTAAATACAGGAATCCAAAATACTTGTCCATGCTTAATCACCTTAGATTTTACCTCCCTGAAGTATACCCAAAGCTGGATAAGGTATTGTTTCTGGATGACGACATTGTTGTTCAGAAGGATCTGACACCTTTATGGTCTGTTAATCTGCAAGGGATGGTGAATGGTGCTGTTGAAACCTGCAAGGAGAGCTTCCATAGGTTTGACAAGTATCTCAACTTTTCTAATCCGAAGATATCTGAGAATTTTGATCCAAATGCTTGTGGCTGGGCATTTGGCATGAATATCTTTGATTTGAGGGAGTGGCGGAAACGTGACATTACTGGAATCTATCATCATTGGCAAGACATG AATGAGGACAGGACGCTGTGGAAACTTGGGACGCTGCCCCCAGGGCTGATTACTTTCTACAACTTGACCTACCCTCTGGATAGAAGCTGGCATGTGTTGGGATTGGGCTATGACCCTGCTCTTAACCAAACGGAAATAGAGAATGCTGCTGTGGTGCATTATAATGGAAATTATAAACCATGGTTGGATCTTGCAATTGCAAAGTACAAATCTTATTGGTCCAGATATGTCATGTTTGATAATTACTATGTGCAACTTTGTAACCTTAGTGAATAA
- the LOC105169862 gene encoding probable galacturonosyltransferase 3 isoform X3 codes for MSTPLYDCPRCINRQQDQSNITSTARPDGKEIDIMVTYSDPSGAVQVRSVRSRDLSASWVWKSPGEGRRDQSRSSLSQIVDDPFQPKRSSRNTDNDSNNDHQSGDETPEAQASPVHPVKLKRQRLRRERRERRAADLIKQDKEMDDRMQEAAIEQARELDTTIRGKYSIWRKEYENPNSDSTVKLMRDQIIMAKAYAAIAKSKNETVLYDSLIKHSRESQLAIGEAITDAELHPSAIDQAKAMGHVLAAAKDQLYDCVSIARKLRVMLQSSETNVQLMKKKSSFLIQLDAKTVPRPLHCIPLVLTTDYYLYNYEEKDFPNKEKLEDTLLYHYAIFSDNVLATSVVVNSTVLHAKEPEKHVFHIVTDKLNFAAMRMWFLVNAPAGATIQVQNVDEFTWLNSSYCPVLRQLESARMIEYYFKAHQTSSLTAGSDNLKYRNPKYLSMLNHLRFYLPEVYPKLDKVLFLDDDIVVQKDLTPLWSVNLQGMVNGAVETCKESFHRFDKYLNFSNPKISENFDPNACGWAFGMNIFDLREWRKRDITGIYHHWQDMNEDRTLWKLGTLPPGLITFYNLTYPLDRSWHVLGLGYDPALNQTEIENAAVVHYNGNYKPWLDLAIAKYKSYWSRYVMFDNYYVQLCNLSE; via the exons ATGAGTACCCCACTGTATGACTGTCCACGCTGTATTAACAGACAG CAGGATCAAAGCAACATCACTTCTACTGCTCGTCCTGATGGAAAG GAGATTGACATAATGGTAACATACAGTGACCCTTCTGGTGCTGTTCAAGTTAGGAGCGTGAGGTCTAGGGACCTATCAGCATCTTGGGTATGGAAAAGCCCTGGCGAGGGCAGACGTGATCAATCAAGGAGTTCGCTG TCACAGATAGTAGACGACCCATTTCAACCTAAAAGGAGCTCTAGAAACACTGATAATGATTCTAATAATGATCATCAATCTGGAGATGAAACACCTGAGGCACAAGCATCTCCCGTGCATCCTGTGAAACTTAAGAGACAG AGACTTCGAAGGGAAAGGAGAGAGAGGCGAGCAGCAGATCTGATCAAACAAGACAAGGAGATGGACGACCGGATGCAAGAAGCAGCAATTGAACAAGCAAGGGAGCTCGATACCACTATAAGGGGCAAATACAGTATATGGAGGAAAGAATATGAAAATCCCAACTCTGATTCCACAGTTAAACTTATGCGAGATCAAATCATAATGGCCAAAGCTTATGCAGCAATTGCTAAGTCTAAGAATGAGACTGTGCTTTATGATTCCTTAATCAAACATTCTAGAGAAAGTCAACTTGCTATCGGAGAAGCTATTACTGATGCTGAACTTCATCCAAG TGCGATTGATCAAGCGAAAGCCATGGGTCACGTTCTCGCTGCAGCCAAGGACCAGTTGTACGATTGTGTTTCGATAGCAAGAAAGTTGAGGGTCATGCTTCAGTCCAGTGAGACTAATGTACAattgatgaagaaaaagagCTCGTTTTTGATACAGTTGGATGCAAAAACTGTCCCCAGACCGTTGCATTGCATTCCATTGGTTCTCACAACAGACTATTACctatataattatgaagagAAAGATTTCCCTAACAAAGAGAAACTCGAGGATACACTGTTGTACCATTATGCCATCTTTTCTGATAATGTACTAGCAACATCTGTTGTCGTGAACTCAACAGTTCTACATGCAAAAGAGCCTGAGAAGCATGTCTTCCATATAGTCACTGATAAGCTGAACTTTGCAGCTATGAGAATGTGGTTTCTTGTAAATGCTCCCGCTGGTGCAACAATTCAAGTCCAGAATGTGGATGAGTTTACTTGGCTCAATTCTTCATACTGTCCTGTCCTGCGTCAGCTTGAATCTGCACGAATGATAGAATACTATTTCAAGGCACATCAAACATCATCCCTTACAGCCGGCTCTGACAATCTTAAATACAGGAATCCAAAATACTTGTCCATGCTTAATCACCTTAGATTTTACCTCCCTGAAGTATACCCAAAGCTGGATAAGGTATTGTTTCTGGATGACGACATTGTTGTTCAGAAGGATCTGACACCTTTATGGTCTGTTAATCTGCAAGGGATGGTGAATGGTGCTGTTGAAACCTGCAAGGAGAGCTTCCATAGGTTTGACAAGTATCTCAACTTTTCTAATCCGAAGATATCTGAGAATTTTGATCCAAATGCTTGTGGCTGGGCATTTGGCATGAATATCTTTGATTTGAGGGAGTGGCGGAAACGTGACATTACTGGAATCTATCATCATTGGCAAGACATG AATGAGGACAGGACGCTGTGGAAACTTGGGACGCTGCCCCCAGGGCTGATTACTTTCTACAACTTGACCTACCCTCTGGATAGAAGCTGGCATGTGTTGGGATTGGGCTATGACCCTGCTCTTAACCAAACGGAAATAGAGAATGCTGCTGTGGTGCATTATAATGGAAATTATAAACCATGGTTGGATCTTGCAATTGCAAAGTACAAATCTTATTGGTCCAGATATGTCATGTTTGATAATTACTATGTGCAACTTTGTAACCTTAGTGAATAA
- the LOC105169862 gene encoding probable galacturonosyltransferase 3 isoform X4, whose translation MSTPLYDCPRCINRQDQSNITSTARPDGKEIDIMVTYSDPSGAVQVRSVRSRDLSASWVWKSPGEGRRDQSRSSLSQIVDDPFQPKRSSRNTDNDSNNDHQSGDETPEAQASPVHPVKLKRQRLRRERRERRAADLIKQDKEMDDRMQEAAIEQARELDTTIRGKYSIWRKEYENPNSDSTVKLMRDQIIMAKAYAAIAKSKNETVLYDSLIKHSRESQLAIGEAITDAELHPSAIDQAKAMGHVLAAAKDQLYDCVSIARKLRVMLQSSETNVQLMKKKSSFLIQLDAKTVPRPLHCIPLVLTTDYYLYNYEEKDFPNKEKLEDTLLYHYAIFSDNVLATSVVVNSTVLHAKEPEKHVFHIVTDKLNFAAMRMWFLVNAPAGATIQVQNVDEFTWLNSSYCPVLRQLESARMIEYYFKAHQTSSLTAGSDNLKYRNPKYLSMLNHLRFYLPEVYPKLDKVLFLDDDIVVQKDLTPLWSVNLQGMVNGAVETCKESFHRFDKYLNFSNPKISENFDPNACGWAFGMNIFDLREWRKRDITGIYHHWQDMNEDRTLWKLGTLPPGLITFYNLTYPLDRSWHVLGLGYDPALNQTEIENAAVVHYNGNYKPWLDLAIAKYKSYWSRYVMFDNYYVQLCNLSE comes from the exons ATGAGTACCCCACTGTATGACTGTCCACGCTGTATTAACAGACAG GATCAAAGCAACATCACTTCTACTGCTCGTCCTGATGGAAAG GAGATTGACATAATGGTAACATACAGTGACCCTTCTGGTGCTGTTCAAGTTAGGAGCGTGAGGTCTAGGGACCTATCAGCATCTTGGGTATGGAAAAGCCCTGGCGAGGGCAGACGTGATCAATCAAGGAGTTCGCTG TCACAGATAGTAGACGACCCATTTCAACCTAAAAGGAGCTCTAGAAACACTGATAATGATTCTAATAATGATCATCAATCTGGAGATGAAACACCTGAGGCACAAGCATCTCCCGTGCATCCTGTGAAACTTAAGAGACAG AGACTTCGAAGGGAAAGGAGAGAGAGGCGAGCAGCAGATCTGATCAAACAAGACAAGGAGATGGACGACCGGATGCAAGAAGCAGCAATTGAACAAGCAAGGGAGCTCGATACCACTATAAGGGGCAAATACAGTATATGGAGGAAAGAATATGAAAATCCCAACTCTGATTCCACAGTTAAACTTATGCGAGATCAAATCATAATGGCCAAAGCTTATGCAGCAATTGCTAAGTCTAAGAATGAGACTGTGCTTTATGATTCCTTAATCAAACATTCTAGAGAAAGTCAACTTGCTATCGGAGAAGCTATTACTGATGCTGAACTTCATCCAAG TGCGATTGATCAAGCGAAAGCCATGGGTCACGTTCTCGCTGCAGCCAAGGACCAGTTGTACGATTGTGTTTCGATAGCAAGAAAGTTGAGGGTCATGCTTCAGTCCAGTGAGACTAATGTACAattgatgaagaaaaagagCTCGTTTTTGATACAGTTGGATGCAAAAACTGTCCCCAGACCGTTGCATTGCATTCCATTGGTTCTCACAACAGACTATTACctatataattatgaagagAAAGATTTCCCTAACAAAGAGAAACTCGAGGATACACTGTTGTACCATTATGCCATCTTTTCTGATAATGTACTAGCAACATCTGTTGTCGTGAACTCAACAGTTCTACATGCAAAAGAGCCTGAGAAGCATGTCTTCCATATAGTCACTGATAAGCTGAACTTTGCAGCTATGAGAATGTGGTTTCTTGTAAATGCTCCCGCTGGTGCAACAATTCAAGTCCAGAATGTGGATGAGTTTACTTGGCTCAATTCTTCATACTGTCCTGTCCTGCGTCAGCTTGAATCTGCACGAATGATAGAATACTATTTCAAGGCACATCAAACATCATCCCTTACAGCCGGCTCTGACAATCTTAAATACAGGAATCCAAAATACTTGTCCATGCTTAATCACCTTAGATTTTACCTCCCTGAAGTATACCCAAAGCTGGATAAGGTATTGTTTCTGGATGACGACATTGTTGTTCAGAAGGATCTGACACCTTTATGGTCTGTTAATCTGCAAGGGATGGTGAATGGTGCTGTTGAAACCTGCAAGGAGAGCTTCCATAGGTTTGACAAGTATCTCAACTTTTCTAATCCGAAGATATCTGAGAATTTTGATCCAAATGCTTGTGGCTGGGCATTTGGCATGAATATCTTTGATTTGAGGGAGTGGCGGAAACGTGACATTACTGGAATCTATCATCATTGGCAAGACATG AATGAGGACAGGACGCTGTGGAAACTTGGGACGCTGCCCCCAGGGCTGATTACTTTCTACAACTTGACCTACCCTCTGGATAGAAGCTGGCATGTGTTGGGATTGGGCTATGACCCTGCTCTTAACCAAACGGAAATAGAGAATGCTGCTGTGGTGCATTATAATGGAAATTATAAACCATGGTTGGATCTTGCAATTGCAAAGTACAAATCTTATTGGTCCAGATATGTCATGTTTGATAATTACTATGTGCAACTTTGTAACCTTAGTGAATAA